The Prevotella sp. oral taxon 299 str. F0039 genome has a segment encoding these proteins:
- the nrdG gene encoding anaerobic ribonucleoside-triphosphate reductase activating protein, with translation MLSILNILEDTTVDGPGFRTSIYCAGCYHACNECHNPQSWDINNGTMMSTNDIMKIVTADPFAHVTFSGGDPMYQAKGFTELAKAIKQQTNKNIWCYTGFVFESLLKMNEQRELLQWIDVLVDGPFINSKKDLSLLFRGSSNQRLIDVQQSLQQNKVVLWTPNIGIE, from the coding sequence ATGCTTTCTATATTGAACATACTCGAAGATACTACTGTTGACGGACCTGGATTTCGCACCTCTATCTATTGTGCTGGCTGTTATCATGCTTGCAACGAGTGCCATAATCCCCAATCGTGGGACATCAACAACGGCACAATGATGAGCACTAACGACATCATGAAGATTGTTACTGCCGACCCTTTTGCCCATGTTACCTTCTCAGGAGGCGACCCTATGTATCAGGCAAAGGGCTTTACTGAATTGGCAAAGGCCATTAAACAGCAAACCAATAAAAACATTTGGTGCTACACGGGCTTTGTGTTCGAGTCGCTTTTAAAGATGAATGAGCAACGAGAACTATTGCAATGGATTGACGTTTTGGTTGATGGTCCGTTTATAAACAGCAAGAAAGACCTATCATTATTGTTCCGAGGAAGTAGCAACCAACGCCTCATCGATGTGCAACAATCGCTCCAACAAAACAAAGTGGTGTTGTGGACGCCCAACATCGGCATTGAATAA
- a CDS encoding TIGR00341 family protein, with product MNNESLWQNIKGYFNALPDKENETEFIKQISSGVTFHGANLWVLIFAIFIASLGLNVNSTAVIIGAMLISPLMGPIIGMGLAVGIDDFDLLKRSVKNYLVATVISVITATIYFTISPLSEAQSELLARTSPTLYDVLIAIFGGAAGILALSTKGKGNVLPGVAIATALMPPLCTAGYGLAVGKYSFFFGALYLFFINTVFIALSTFIGVRMLRFQRRAFADAAALQHVRKYIIAIVVLTMIPATYMTTQIIRESIQDNNTQQFVKNELTLKGTYIISNKRNDESKTIRIVAVGEPIGKDTIKKAQENLKKYSLEGYKLVIIQGSQADNTLQQEDLSGKSLSETKEQLIAQSEHLKSLENKLKLYTGYEALSKDVSKEIKAICPQVNTISLSSVSEERTDTLATKHYVLALVGYKNALSTAEQQQLQRWLKTRSKADSLRLVLQPTTGK from the coding sequence ATGAATAACGAATCACTTTGGCAAAACATTAAGGGATATTTCAATGCGTTGCCCGATAAAGAGAACGAAACAGAGTTTATTAAGCAGATAAGCAGTGGAGTTACTTTCCATGGAGCAAATCTTTGGGTACTTATTTTTGCTATCTTCATTGCTTCATTAGGCTTAAATGTCAATTCAACAGCAGTGATTATAGGCGCCATGCTCATCTCTCCTTTGATGGGACCTATCATCGGAATGGGTTTAGCTGTAGGCATAGACGATTTCGATTTGCTTAAACGCTCGGTTAAAAACTATCTTGTTGCCACAGTGATAAGCGTTATCACTGCAACAATATACTTTACCATTAGTCCACTTAGTGAGGCTCAATCGGAGCTATTGGCACGCACCTCTCCCACCTTATACGACGTGCTCATCGCCATATTTGGTGGTGCTGCGGGCATTCTTGCACTATCTACCAAAGGCAAAGGTAATGTGCTTCCAGGCGTTGCCATCGCTACTGCCTTGATGCCACCATTGTGTACTGCTGGTTATGGACTTGCAGTTGGAAAATATTCGTTCTTCTTTGGGGCGCTTTATCTCTTCTTTATCAATACCGTATTCATTGCGCTTTCTACCTTTATAGGCGTTAGAATGCTTCGTTTTCAACGTAGAGCCTTTGCAGATGCAGCCGCTTTGCAACACGTTAGAAAATATATCATTGCCATTGTTGTCCTCACAATGATTCCTGCAACATACATGACCACGCAAATTATTCGTGAAAGTATTCAAGACAACAACACTCAACAATTTGTTAAGAATGAGCTAACGTTGAAAGGAACATATATTATTTCGAACAAAAGAAACGACGAAAGCAAGACTATTCGTATTGTAGCGGTGGGCGAACCCATTGGAAAAGATACCATTAAAAAGGCTCAAGAAAACCTAAAGAAATATAGTCTTGAGGGTTATAAACTGGTGATTATTCAAGGAAGTCAAGCTGATAACACTCTACAACAAGAAGATTTGTCGGGCAAATCGTTATCCGAGACAAAAGAACAGCTCATTGCACAAAGCGAACATTTAAAGAGTTTAGAGAATAAACTGAAACTATATACGGGCTATGAGGCATTGAGTAAAGACGTTTCTAAAGAGATTAAGGCTATTTGTCCGCAAGTAAATACCATCAGTTTGTCGTCTGTCTCTGAGGAACGAACCGACACTTTGGCTACCAAACACTATGTTTTGGCATTGGTGGGATATAAAAATGCGCTATCAACAGCAGAACAGCAACAGCTTCAACGCTGGTTAAAAACTCGTTCAAAGGCCGACAGCTTGCGCCTTGTCTTGCAGCCTACCACAGGCAAGTAA
- a CDS encoding leucine-rich repeat domain-containing protein, which yields MKQFYLLLITLLVSLSAYAEKSGTCGDNLQWKLTDEGVLTITGTGEMQDWGGDSRPWPPYSNVKQVIIGDGVTTIGKRAFSDCSSLTSVTIGNGVITIGWGAFYNCPYLTSVTIGNGVTTIGGMAFYRCFSLTSVTIPNSVTTIGSGAFSDCRSLTSITIPNSVTTIGNSAFYDCRSLTSVTIPNGVTTIGDWAFRGCSSLASITIPNSVTTIGKNAFSDCKALTSITIPNSVMTIGNEAFSFCSSLTSVTIPNSVTIIGAKAFYYCNEIKQIISEAAMPPLCFNNVFDWINTKECKLFVPKNSIDAYKKAAGWGDFFLIEGSTTGIINNIYNKIDNVDVYTIDGIKRLSKASVNEINALPKGVYIINGKKIVIK from the coding sequence ATGAAACAATTTTATCTTTTGCTAATCACCCTACTCGTAAGTTTATCAGCTTATGCCGAGAAATCTGGAACTTGTGGTGATAATCTACAATGGAAACTCACTGATGAAGGTGTGTTAACCATTACAGGAACAGGAGAAATGCAAGATTGGGGGGGGGATTCTCGTCCATGGCCACCATACAGTAATGTTAAGCAAGTTATAATAGGCGATGGCGTAACAACAATTGGGAAGAGGGCTTTCTCTGATTGCTCTTCTCTTACTTCCGTAACCATAGGTAATGGTGTAATAACAATTGGGTGGGGAGCTTTCTATAATTGCCCTTATCTTACTTCCGTAACCATAGGCAATGGCGTAACAACAATTGGAGGTATGGCTTTCTATCGTTGCTTTTCTCTTACTTCCGTAACCATTCCCAATAGTGTAACAACAATTGGTTCTGGTGCTTTCTCTGATTGCCGTTCTCTTACTTCGATAACCATCCCCAATAGTGTAACAACAATTGGGAATAGTGCTTTCTATGATTGCCGTTCTCTTACTTCTGTAACCATTCCTAATGGCGTAACAACAATTGGGGATTGGGCTTTTCGTGGTTGCTCTTCTCTTGCTTCGATTACCATACCCAATAGTGTAACAACAATTGGGAAGAACGCTTTCTCTGATTGCAAGGCTCTTACTTCGATTACCATACCCAATAGTGTAATGACAATTGGAAACGAGGCATTCTCTTTTTGCTCTTCTCTTACTTCCGTAACCATCCCCAATAGTGTAACAATAATTGGGGCGAAGGCTTTCTATTATTGTAACGAAATAAAGCAGATTATAAGTGAGGCAGCTATGCCGCCACTTTGTTTTAATAATGTTTTTGACTGGATTAACACAAAAGAGTGTAAACTTTTTGTGCCTAAGAATAGTATAGACGCTTATAAAAAAGCAGCTGGTTGGGGGGATTTTTTTCTTATCGAGGGTAGCACTACTGGTATTATAAACAACATTTACAATAAAATAGATAATGTAGATGTTTACACAATAGATGGAATAAAACGTTTAAGCAAAGCCAGTGTTAACGAAATAAATGCTTTACCTAAGGGCGTTTATATCATCAATGGTAAAAAGATAGTTATCAAATAA
- a CDS encoding ribonuclease HII, with translation MKKGDSKEKKPIHSLQSHYYDGLIEAGCDEAGRGCLAGSVYAAAVILPQNYSHPYLNDSKQLTEKRRMILRKDIEKDAIAWAVGVVSPEEIDEINILKASFLAMHRAIDQLKVRPEALIIDGNRFTPYQNLPYTPIVKGDSKYLSIAAASILAKTYRDEYMEELHSQYPQYEWSKNKGYPTVAHREAIKKYGTTPFHRMSFNLLGEEKQLSFDF, from the coding sequence ATGAAAAAAGGTGATTCTAAGGAAAAGAAACCCATCCATTCGCTTCAATCGCATTATTACGATGGATTGATTGAGGCAGGTTGCGATGAGGCAGGACGTGGTTGTTTGGCTGGAAGTGTGTATGCTGCGGCGGTCATTCTACCGCAAAACTATTCGCATCCTTATCTGAATGACTCGAAACAGCTCACTGAAAAGCGCAGAATGATATTGCGAAAGGACATCGAAAAAGATGCTATTGCGTGGGCTGTGGGAGTGGTTTCTCCCGAAGAAATCGACGAAATCAATATCCTTAAAGCAAGCTTTTTGGCCATGCACAGAGCCATAGATCAACTCAAAGTGCGCCCCGAAGCCCTCATTATCGATGGCAACCGCTTCACTCCTTATCAGAATTTGCCCTATACGCCCATTGTAAAAGGCGATTCAAAGTATTTGTCTATTGCCGCAGCAAGTATTCTTGCGAAGACTTATCGAGATGAGTATATGGAGGAACTCCACAGCCAATATCCGCAATACGAATGGAGTAAGAACAAAGGTTATCCCACTGTTGCGCACCGAGAGGCGATAAAAAAATATGGAACAACGCCATTTCATCGAATGTCGTTCAATCTTTTAGGAGAAGAAAAACAGCTTTCTTTCGATTTCTAA
- a CDS encoding aminotransferase class V-fold PLP-dependent enzyme has translation MYNIEDIRKDFPILSKTIYNKPLVYLDNAATTQKPLSVIEAMNNEYLNVNSNVHRGVHWLSQQATELHESARETLRKFINAKSTNEIIFTRGTTESINLVASSFVEGFMNAGDEVIVSEMEHHSNIVPWQLQMARKGIALKVAPIDDEGNLDMEAFKKLFSERTKLVSIAHVSNVLGTVNPIDEIIQFAHSQGVPVLVDGAQSAPHFAIDVQAMDCDFFALSGHKMYGPTGIGVLYGKEEWLDRMPPYQGGGEMIETVSFDKVTFEKPPLKFEAGTPDYVATHGLATAVDYLLDLGMDNIQKHEAMLTKYAMEQLSTIKDIRFIGTPRQKDAVVSFLVGDIHPFDLGTLLDRLGIALRTGHHCAQPLMQRLGIQGTVRASFGLYNTKEEIDVLVKGIERVVAMF, from the coding sequence ATGTATAATATAGAGGACATTAGAAAAGATTTCCCCATTCTTTCTAAAACCATTTACAATAAGCCTTTGGTGTATTTAGATAATGCAGCCACCACGCAAAAACCCCTATCGGTGATCGAAGCCATGAACAACGAGTATTTAAATGTCAACTCAAATGTTCATAGAGGCGTGCATTGGTTGTCGCAACAAGCTACCGAATTACACGAAAGTGCTCGAGAAACATTGCGAAAGTTCATCAATGCCAAGTCTACCAACGAAATTATTTTCACCCGAGGCACCACCGAAAGCATCAATCTTGTAGCCTCTTCGTTTGTCGAAGGCTTTATGAATGCAGGAGATGAGGTGATTGTTTCTGAGATGGAACACCACTCAAACATTGTTCCTTGGCAGTTGCAAATGGCACGAAAGGGCATTGCTTTGAAGGTTGCTCCTATCGACGACGAAGGCAATTTAGATATGGAAGCCTTTAAAAAGCTGTTCAGCGAGCGTACCAAGTTAGTGAGTATCGCCCATGTTAGTAATGTTCTCGGAACGGTTAATCCTATCGATGAAATCATACAATTTGCCCATTCGCAAGGCGTTCCCGTGTTAGTTGATGGCGCACAGAGTGCTCCTCACTTTGCAATAGATGTGCAAGCAATGGATTGCGACTTCTTTGCGTTGAGCGGACACAAGATGTATGGACCCACAGGAATAGGCGTTTTGTATGGAAAAGAAGAGTGGTTAGACCGCATGCCACCCTATCAAGGAGGTGGAGAGATGATCGAAACAGTTTCGTTCGATAAGGTAACGTTCGAGAAACCACCTTTGAAATTCGAGGCAGGAACACCCGATTACGTTGCAACTCACGGCTTAGCCACAGCTGTAGACTATCTGCTCGACTTGGGAATGGACAATATTCAAAAGCACGAAGCAATGCTCACAAAATACGCAATGGAGCAATTGTCAACGATAAAAGATATCCGTTTCATCGGAACACCTCGTCAAAAAGATGCTGTGGTGAGCTTCTTAGTGGGCGACATTCATCCTTTCGATTTAGGAACACTGCTCGATCGTCTTGGAATTGCTTTGCGCACAGGTCACCATTGCGCTCAACCGCTCATGCAACGCTTAGGCATTCAAGGCACAGTTCGTGCAAGTTTCGGCTTGTATAACACGAAAGAAGAGATCGATGTGTTGGTTAAAGGCATCGAACGAGTGGTTGCAATGTTCTAA
- the sufD gene encoding Fe-S cluster assembly protein SufD, translating to MALQQSQSTSVTAKQNSSEQYIQLFEAEQNLLCQNSAPAMNAKRAEALQHFKQLGIPQRKDERYKYTDMQAIFAPDYGLNLHRMPFSFRPEEVFSCDVPNLSTAVYFLMNDVFDVNSLPKGHLPEGVVVDSLKEYALKNPDFIEKYYAKLAATDKDGIAALNTMLAQDGLLVYVPKNTKVEKTIQVINIMRSDVDLMLNRRVLIVVEPGAEVKMLFCDHTANDRNYLATQVIEAYVGENASLDLYCMEETSYNNKRVSNAYFDQASNSRLTHHVITLHNGVTRNTTSLRFSGEGAECNLYGCVIADKQQHVDNNTLIDHAVPHCTSNELYKYVLDGHSTGAFAGRVLVQKDAQKTSSEERNQNICVTKEARMYSQPELEIYADDVKCAHGSTVGQLNDAALFYMRQRGISEKEAKFLLEFAFINEVVDQIKLEPLRERLHHLVEKRFRGELGTCGNCNLCV from the coding sequence ATGGCATTACAACAAAGTCAATCAACTTCTGTAACAGCAAAGCAAAACAGTAGCGAGCAATATATTCAGCTTTTCGAGGCAGAACAAAATCTGCTTTGTCAGAATAGTGCTCCTGCAATGAATGCAAAGCGTGCAGAAGCATTGCAACATTTTAAGCAATTAGGTATCCCGCAACGCAAAGACGAGCGTTATAAGTATACCGATATGCAGGCAATCTTTGCCCCCGATTATGGTTTAAACCTTCATCGTATGCCCTTTTCATTCCGCCCTGAAGAGGTATTTTCATGTGATGTCCCCAATTTAAGTACTGCTGTTTATTTCTTAATGAACGACGTTTTCGATGTCAACTCATTGCCAAAGGGTCATCTCCCCGAAGGAGTTGTGGTTGATTCATTAAAGGAATATGCCCTAAAAAATCCCGATTTCATCGAGAAATACTATGCTAAGTTAGCCGCAACCGATAAAGATGGCATAGCAGCTTTAAACACAATGCTAGCTCAAGACGGCCTGCTTGTTTACGTACCAAAGAACACAAAGGTAGAAAAAACAATACAAGTAATTAACATCATGCGCTCTGATGTAGACCTAATGCTCAACAGACGTGTGTTGATAGTTGTAGAACCAGGAGCCGAAGTAAAGATGTTGTTCTGCGATCACACTGCTAACGACCGCAATTATCTTGCTACACAGGTGATAGAAGCATACGTAGGCGAGAATGCATCGCTCGATCTTTATTGTATGGAAGAAACCAGTTACAACAACAAACGTGTAAGTAACGCTTATTTCGACCAAGCATCTAACAGTCGACTCACACACCATGTTATCACACTTCATAACGGAGTAACTCGCAACACCACCTCTCTTCGATTCAGTGGAGAGGGTGCAGAGTGCAATCTTTATGGCTGTGTCATTGCCGATAAGCAACAACATGTAGATAATAATACGCTCATCGACCATGCAGTTCCTCATTGTACCAGCAACGAATTGTATAAATATGTGTTAGACGGACACAGCACAGGAGCCTTTGCAGGCCGTGTTTTGGTTCAGAAAGATGCACAAAAAACATCGTCAGAAGAGCGCAACCAAAATATATGTGTCACCAAAGAAGCTCGCATGTATTCACAACCCGAGTTAGAAATATATGCCGACGACGTGAAATGTGCACATGGTTCAACAGTAGGACAGCTCAATGATGCAGCCCTATTCTATATGCGTCAGCGAGGAATCAGCGAGAAAGAGGCTAAGTTCTTGTTAGAGTTTGCCTTCATCAATGAAGTAGTAGACCAAATAAAGCTTGAGCCTTTAAGAGAGCGTTTGCATCATCTTGTAGAGAAAAGGTTCAGAGGCGAGCTTGGAACTTGCGGTAATTGTAACCTTTGTGTCTAA
- the sufC gene encoding Fe-S cluster assembly ATPase SufC has protein sequence MLEVKNLHANIGEKEILRGINLTVKDGETHAIMGPNGSGKSTLSAVLVGNPLFEVTEGSATYNGKDLLEMKPEDRANEGLFLSFQYPVEIPGVSMTNFMRAAINEKRKYQGKEPLNAADFLKLMREKRAIVELDSKLSNRSVNEGFSGGEKKRNEIFQMAMLEPTLRILDETDSGLDVDALRIVAEGVNKLKTPETSTIVITHYDRLLDIIKPDVIHVLYKGRIVKTAGPELAKQIEERGYDWIKAEIGEE, from the coding sequence ATGTTAGAAGTAAAGAATCTTCATGCCAATATAGGCGAAAAAGAAATATTAAGAGGCATCAACCTCACAGTAAAAGATGGCGAAACACACGCTATTATGGGTCCTAATGGATCAGGAAAGAGTACACTTAGTGCCGTTTTAGTGGGCAATCCTTTGTTCGAAGTAACCGAAGGTTCTGCCACATATAATGGCAAAGATCTTCTTGAAATGAAGCCCGAAGATCGTGCAAACGAAGGTCTTTTCCTTTCATTTCAGTATCCAGTAGAGATTCCAGGCGTATCAATGACCAACTTCATGCGTGCTGCTATCAATGAAAAACGTAAGTATCAAGGCAAAGAACCTTTGAATGCTGCCGACTTTTTGAAGCTGATGCGTGAGAAAAGAGCAATCGTTGAGCTCGACTCTAAGCTATCAAACAGAAGTGTGAACGAAGGCTTTAGTGGTGGAGAGAAGAAGCGTAACGAGATCTTTCAAATGGCAATGCTCGAGCCAACACTACGCATCTTAGACGAAACCGACTCGGGTTTGGACGTTGATGCTTTGCGTATTGTGGCAGAAGGAGTCAACAAGTTGAAGACACCAGAAACCAGTACGATAGTCATTACGCACTATGATCGATTGCTCGATATCATCAAACCCGATGTTATTCACGTGCTTTACAAAGGTCGTATCGTGAAAACAGCAGGACCAGAGCTTGCTAAACAGATTGAAGAAAGAGGTTATGACTGGATTAAAGCTGAAATAGGAGAGGAGTAA
- the sufB gene encoding Fe-S cluster assembly protein SufB produces the protein MEGQEQQKNEYVRSVAERKYEFGFTTDVHTDIIPKGLNEEVVRLISHKKNEPEWLLEFRLKAFEHWKTMKQPTWAHIDLPEIDYQAISYYADPMAKKPAGDGKIDPELEKTFDKLGIPLEERLILSGVAVDAIMDSVSVKTTFKEKLAEKGVIFSSIGEAVQEHPELIKEYLGTVVPYRDNFFAALNSAVFSDGSFVYIPKGVRCPMELSSYFRINARNTGQFERTLIVAEDDSYVSYLEGCTAPMRDENQLHAAIVEIIIKDNAEVKYSTVQNWYPGDENGKGGVFNLVTKRGDLRGVNSKLSWTQVETGSAITWKYPSCILRGDNSQAEFYSVAVTNNYQQADTGTKMIHMGKNTKSTIISKGISAGHSQNSYRGLVRATPNADNARNYSSCDSLLLGDKCGAHTFPYMDIHNDSAVIEHEATTSKIGEDQLLYCNQRGIPTEQAIGLIVNGYAKEVLNKLPMEFAVEAQKLLSVSLEGTVG, from the coding sequence ATGGAAGGACAAGAACAACAAAAAAATGAATACGTTAGAAGTGTTGCCGAGCGCAAATATGAGTTCGGCTTTACTACTGATGTACATACAGATATCATTCCAAAGGGCTTAAACGAAGAGGTTGTTCGTTTGATTTCGCACAAGAAAAACGAACCCGAATGGCTTTTGGAATTTCGTCTTAAGGCTTTCGAGCATTGGAAAACAATGAAGCAACCAACGTGGGCGCATATTGATTTGCCAGAGATCGATTATCAAGCCATATCATATTATGCCGACCCAATGGCAAAAAAGCCAGCAGGAGATGGTAAAATAGACCCGGAACTAGAGAAAACATTCGACAAACTTGGTATTCCTTTAGAAGAAAGGCTAATACTTAGTGGAGTTGCTGTAGATGCAATTATGGACTCTGTCTCTGTTAAAACAACCTTCAAAGAGAAGCTTGCAGAGAAAGGAGTCATCTTTTCGTCTATAGGAGAGGCTGTTCAAGAGCACCCAGAGCTCATCAAAGAATACCTTGGAACAGTTGTTCCTTATCGTGATAACTTCTTTGCTGCGTTGAATAGTGCAGTCTTTAGTGATGGATCTTTTGTGTATATACCCAAAGGAGTGCGCTGTCCTATGGAGCTAAGTAGCTATTTTAGAATCAATGCTCGCAACACAGGACAGTTCGAAAGAACTCTCATCGTGGCAGAAGACGATAGCTATGTAAGTTATTTGGAAGGCTGTACGGCACCTATGCGAGATGAAAATCAGCTTCATGCTGCCATTGTTGAGATTATTATTAAAGACAATGCAGAAGTGAAATACTCAACCGTTCAGAACTGGTATCCAGGCGATGAGAACGGGAAAGGTGGTGTGTTTAACCTTGTAACCAAGCGTGGTGATCTTCGAGGAGTGAACTCTAAGCTCTCTTGGACACAAGTAGAAACAGGTAGTGCCATCACTTGGAAGTATCCATCTTGCATACTTCGAGGCGATAACTCACAAGCAGAGTTCTATAGTGTGGCTGTTACTAACAACTATCAACAAGCAGATACGGGTACAAAGATGATACACATGGGTAAGAACACCAAGAGTACTATCATCTCAAAAGGAATCAGTGCAGGACACAGTCAGAACTCTTATCGAGGTCTTGTGCGTGCTACTCCCAATGCAGATAACGCCCGCAACTATAGCTCTTGCGATAGTTTATTGCTCGGAGACAAGTGCGGTGCGCACACATTCCCATATATGGACATTCACAACGACTCAGCAGTTATTGAGCACGAGGCAACAACAAGTAAGATTGGAGAAGACCAATTGCTTTATTGTAATCAGCGAGGAATCCCCACAGAGCAGGCTATTGGCTTGATAGTTAACGGCTATGCGAAAGAAGTTTTGAATAAACTTCCAATGGAATTTGCTGTTGAAGCTCAGAAACTCTTGTCGGTATCATTAGAAGGAACAGTAGGATAA